Within Halorussus sp. MSC15.2, the genomic segment ATCGACGCTTACGACGTGGAGATGGACTTCGCGGACATGGGCTACTACGGCGTCGCCAAGCGCTCGGTCTTCGTCGTGGACGGCGACGGTACAGTCGTCTACAAGTGGGTCAGCGACGACCCCGGCGTCGAACCCGACTACGACGAAATCATCGAGTCGTTCGCTGAAGCCGAGAACTAATCGGGAGCGACCGCGGCCGTTTTTTGCTAACTTCGTTCGTGACCGAACAGTATCAGTTAGCGCGACAGGAACCGCCTCTCGTCGAGTGACGCTACAGTACGGAATCGTTGCTGTGAACGCCTCGCAACTGTGAGACCGAGCGGATAATCCACCCTCGGTACGGAACTCCGATTGCTTCACTTCGACGTCGGTCCGAGTCGAAACCCAGACGAGCCAGTTTACAACAATTTCAATCTCCATCATACTTCAAATTTTCTATCATGTAAATACGGAAAGTAATTATCTGTGCGTCGTACATAACCGAAATATGGATAACGCGGAAACCGCCACCATAGCCGATTCCGGAACGGGCGACGAACTCCGAGACGTCCTCCACAAGCGAAGCGATATTCTCGACGCAGTCGCCGACCGACCTCGTACGAAGCCGGAACTGATAGACATCGTAGACAAATCACGGTCGACAATCGACCGCGGCGTCGATGACCTCGAGTCCGTCGATTGCATCGAACGTCGCAACGGAACGTATCACCCGACGACGAAAGGACGCCTCGCGTTGGCAGAATACACGGATTTCACCGAGATTACGAATCGCCTCGAGACGGCCGGTGGAATCCTGAACCACCTTTCGTCAGAGAACCCAGTCAGTCGCGTGTTCCTCGAAGGCGTCACGATACATTCTTCGAATCCTCACGTCCCCGGAGCAGCGCTCGAAGAGCGCAACGAGTTGCTTCGGTCGTCTACGCGGATGGTTGGTCTCACGCCGACCGCTCTCTGCTCCTTTCCCGACACCCTGACAGAGGTCGTTCGTGACCAGTCCATCACTATCGAGATAGTCGTCGAAGAGGCCGTGTTCGAGTCACTCTCTGACGTAAAAAGCGACCGAATCACCGCACTAGTGGCGCACGACGACGTTACGTTCTACACGTTCGAGGGAACGCTCCCCTACGCACTGTGGGTGATGGAGCAGGAAGACGACACGTACGCGGGCATCACCGTGTACGAGAACGGTGGCGTCCAAGGAGTACTGATAAACGACACGACCGAGGCGGTCGACTGGGCCGAACGAGTCTACCGGAAGTACCGCACGCGGGCAAAATAAACGGAAACGGAGGAATCGGACGATACCGTAGTGGTCTGTACTGTCGTTCGAGGGATACCTGTACGCCGAAGACGGCAGGTTTCTCGACTCCACCGGCCCAGTCACTGTGAGTCCAAGTGGACCTTCAGCGGAGAGCTATTTCGAGGAACCTCGCATTTTCGTCGGCCGCCTGTGAGCCAGACCGGGTGCGGAGACTCGTCTACCGACGAACGGGTTCACTCACGCGTAGCGAAAAAATCGTCACGGCTCGGTAAGGCAGATAGTATCCGTGCTCTGACCAGTAAATGATTTAATCATGTCGTAGACTTTATTCCGAATTGCGATGCCAGAAGAAAAAGGCAGTGATGATAGCAGCGAACAGACCCTTCCCCGACGAAAGATGCTCCTGACCACCGGTCTCCTCAGCGCAGGCGCAGTTGGCGTTCCCGGTGTATCCGCCGCCAAGGATTCCGGTTCGTCCCCCAAGATGGACGAAGAGGACTTCTCGTGGAGCGAAGTCGACCACAGCAAGTGGGAGGCAGTGCCGCAGGGCGATACGCCGCAATCGCAGGTGTACGGTGCCGAAGTCGCCCAGTCCAACGACCGCATTACGACGCAGGCGTTGCCGGAAATCGTCATCTTCAGCAAGGACATCCCGTCGTACGTGCCCTACATCGGCGGCGATACCCTGACCGTCAAGATTGTTCCGACCCTGTCGTGGCAGGCGGTTTCGCTCGACGTCGTCGTCTGTCTCAACAGCAGTTGCGTCTCCGTCGGTGGGTTCGGCATCGAGAAGAAGAACTCGGACGTGTGCGTCGACTTCAAGCACGGAAGCGTTCCGCTCGACATCGGAATCTGTGCTAACGCGTCGTGGGACGGCGGTTACGACGTCACCCTCAGCATCGACGCCGAAGTCTGCGTGAAGTACACGAACTTCTGCGTCAGCGGTTCGGTCGTCGACGTGGAAATCTGAAGCGAACGCGATAGCCACCCGTTCCCTGACCGCGTGCCGGACCGGCACACGGTCAGATTGCTCGACCGTACGAACCGGTGACTCGAACGGAGGGACAGTTCGAGTTCGAAAATAGATTCTCGTCCCGCACTATTTCGTCGAAATCGTGAGTCCGAAACTTCGGGACCGACGATATCGACGCTGTGCTCGCAGTGTCACCGAGACGAAACCGCAGAGATATCGATAGAGACCGCCCGTTATATGATATTAGGGGTGAATGGATACCGCCATTCCTGTCCGCGAAGCGCTTTGACTGCCGCTACGAGGCAGAACACCGTATTGAGAAGCACCAGTAATAGGGTTCCTAGGGCCGCGAGTATGACGAACAAGTCCGAAACCGGTTTGAGACCGAACGCGATTACGCCGAGCACAGCGCCGACCAACAGGACGAAAATCTGCCAATTTAACGCGTTTCGCGCGTTGGCTTTCGTGAACGCCGCATCCGACAGGAGATAGACCACCCCCACACCGAGAATTCCGAAAAAGAGACCCAGTAGATGGACAATCGTTCCGAAAATCGTTCGCTTGGCACCGCCTCGATTCTCCGAGGACTCTGTTACTGAATCCATGTATAAAATTTCGCCACCAACACATATATATTTATTGCTTAAACGAATGTCTATGTTTGTGAGCGGCTAGCCAGCCGTCAGTTGCGAACAGAACACCGACCGCGATACGTTTCGATGCGCCGACCGTGTCCGACACTCAGTTTGGAACTATTACCACCTGCATCGTCAGCAGTAGCGCCCGGACCCTCGGACTACCGAGATGCTCGCAGTCGGCGAGGTGTGCGTCACTTCTGTCGGACACAGGCAACTGAACGAGTCTCGACCGTGATGGGCGTATCGTGGGGGTTAGCCCACCACCAACCTACGGCTTGTAGTGTTCGCGGTGGACGACTTCCTCCGTCCCGTTCTGGATAGCAGTCACGACGATTTGGTCACCCGTCGGGTTCAGAGTGACGACTGCCCACGACCCGGACCACGAACCGCTGAACTCGGCTTGGTACCCGCTCACGGTCGCTTCGACCCGGATGGTGTCTGCTTCGGTGCCGGGTGAGTCCGTGAGTGAGACCGTCGCCGTGTGTTCTCTCGGGTCGCCGTACGTAATCTCCTCGACGACGCTCGCGTTCTCGTCTTTGATTGGGTCCTCGAACACCGACTCCGGGTTTTCGGGGACTTCGTTTTTCTCTCCGACCCAGAAGACGCGCCACTTACCACCTTCGGTAACGAGGACCCACGTGTTCGTCTTCGGGTCGGACCCCGATTTCTTCAGTTCGACGGTAACGAGGCTGATGTCGGAGTCACCGATATCGTTCCGGAGGTCGCTGTTATCGAACTGTACCGAGGCGTATTTCAGTTTGAAGATATCTGCTACCGACCCGTTTTTGGTTACGATTTCGGTGTCACCGCGCTTTCGGCCCTCACCGATGTTGAACATGACTTTATCCTCGGCGAGCGCGTTCTGCATCGGACTCGAACTGTGGACGACCTCTCTCATCGCGTCCAAGTCGTCGTTTTTAGCCGCGGCGAGGTACGCGTCGATTACCTCCGTGGGATTAGTCGTGCCATCATCTCCGGACCCGTCGGTATCGGTGGTAGTCGTGGAATTAGTACTATCGCTCTCGTCGGTCGTCTCGGTGCCGTCGTTTCCTGACATGTCAGTGGACCCGCTTATGCAACCAGCGAGGAGGGACGGTACAGCAGCGCCAGCAGTGACCAAATACGTTCGGCGGTTCATAGCCGATTACAACTCCGTCGCGCTACGAAATAAACAACACGCGATTTTGGCGGACGCCAACCCGCGTTCGCCGGGCTAACCCTGCCGGTCGTCAGCATCCGCCGGTGAAAACTGCGGTTCACACCGGCACGAAACAGGTCTTCCGCCCGGAAGACGAGTTCCCCCTCGTGAGCGCGTCTAACGACGTCTCTCGCTATCGGCGGCCGATTTTACGACCGCATATTCGCGTTTGACGCCCGCCAAACAGGAGAAGCATTTAATTTACGTACCATCTATAGTTACAACTACGACACGATGTCATCCCTTCCAGAGTGGATTGGGGACCGAATCGACGTCGGTCTCGACAAGAAACTCACCCAGCGTCACGTCGTCGAGACCATGATAGAATCGGAGCGACCGTTCTTCTCCATTCGCCAGCTCGAGGCACTCGTCAAACCCGAGGTGAGCAACGAGACCGTACGCAACCGTCTGGACGAACTCCGAGAAATCGACGTCGTGGCCGCAGAGACGTACCCCGAGTCGATTACGCTGTACTACGTGAACTACTCCCAATCGGACTGGCCGCTGTCGCCCGAGGGTAAGGATGCGCTCGAAGACGACACACCGCTCGAAACGCTGTCGGCGGCGGACTTTCTACGGCTCAGAAACCCGGCCGGAATACGGACGTTAGTCCTCGCCGGCTTCCAATTGAGCCTGTTGCTGTTCTGTGCCGGAACGGTCCTGATGCTCTTCGCGGTCGACGCACCGGTCCAGAACGACCACGGACTGTGGGAGGCCGCCGGAAACCTCCTCGTCACGTGCGTCGTCCTCCTCCTTTCGGAGCGAATCGTTCGAAAAGTTCGCCACGACGGGCCTCGCGGAGTGCTTCCGCGACGGTTCGTCTCCAAGTAACGGATTCAGACCCTCCAAAATCAGATTCCAATACCATGTCACCGAAACCCAACTCCGCGTCGCCGAAATCGCCCTCGACCCAACCTGGCCCGTCACTGCTCGCAGAGCGGTCGCTGCTGGGAATCTTCGTTCACGCCATCGGTCTCGTTTCGGGATTCGTCGGCCCGTGTTTCGTTTACTGGGTGTCGGACCACGAGTTTACGCGGGCCAATGCCCGAAACGCGCTCAACTGGCAACTGTTCCTTACCCCTGCGTTCCTCGTCGCAAGCGCCGCCGTCACCGTACCGATGGGCGTGTCGAACTGGTTCGAGATTCCGGACGTAATCGAGTTCGTCCTGTTCGTTCCGGTGGTGGTAGTCGTCGTAGCCTTGACTTTACTCAGTCTAATGGCGTTCGTGTTGCCAGTCGTCGCGACGGTGAAGGCCATCTTCGGCAAGGCGTGGGAGTACCCCATAGCGCCCGACTTCGTATCGCGAGTAGGCGGACTTACCTGACCGCTCTTCGCAGACGCGACACGGGACAACCGACCGGTCGGCAGCGTCCCCGTTCGGTCCGTCGAGGCTCACCACCGTGACCGATACTCGTCGGACTTTCTTCGAACACCGCCGACGTTCCAGCCGAGGGCTTTTTCCGCTAGACCACGACGTACAATACATGAGCGAGACCGAAGACACCGAGCAGTCCGACGACGAAGGTCGTGAGTACGACCCGCAGGCCGACCACGCCTTCCCCGACGAGCGCCTCAACGAAGTTCTGGAGTTCGTCGAGAACGACCCCGAGATTCAGACCTACCTCGACGCCCAGAACGTCAACCCCGTCGTTCGGAAGGGGTACAACGACCACGGGCGCAAGCACATCTCTATCGTCCGAAATCGGGCACTGGGTCTCTACGACCTGCTCAAGCGGGGCGACGTCGAGTTCAACGGCGCGTCCCAGCAGGGACTGGAGGAGGCCGACGAGAGCGTCATCGTCGCGCTCGCCGCGACTATCCACGACATCGGTCACGTCGTCCACCGCGACGAACACGCCTACTGGTCGATTCCGCTCGCGGCCGACCTGCTGGACCGAATCCTGCCCGAGTTCGGCTTCTACGACACCAGGGAGGTCGTCCGAGTCAAGGGCGAGGTCCTCCACGCCATCCTCTGTCACCACACCGAGGAAGACCCTCTCACGACCGAGGCCGGAGTCGTCCGGGTCGCCGACGCACTCGACATGGAGAAGGGCCGTTCGCGGATGCCCTACGAGAAGGGCGGCCGGGGCATCGACACGGTGTCGAGTCAGGCAATCCAGCGCGTCACGCTGATGCAGGGCGAGGCGGTGCCCGTCCTCGTGGAAATCGAGATGCTCAACGCCGCGGGCGTCTATCAGGTGGACAACCTGCTGAAGGCGAAACTCCGCGACTCCGGACTCGAAGACGATATCCGTATCATCGCGGTCAACATCCGCGAGGACGGCAACCAACTGGTCGAGCGGGTCGAACTCTAAACTCGGATTTCGAATCGCGCGCCGCCGCTTTCGGACTCCGCTATGCGGACTCGCCATCCGTGAGCGTCCACGATTCGCTCGACGATAGCTAACCCCAGTCCGGTCCCGGTCGAAGCAGTGGTGTACCCGTCTTCGAAAACGCGTTCGCGGTCCTCGACGGGGACGCCGCGACCGTCGTCGGCGACGAAGAACCCGTCGTCGAGGTCGAGCGTCCCGACGACGACCGTACTCTCGTCGTGGTCCACGGCGTCCTCGTGAGCGTGTGAACGAGGACTCGCGGAGCCGTGTTCCACGGCGTTCCGGAAGCAGTTTTCGAGGACGTGGTTCAGCAGTTGCGGGTCGGCCTCGAACTCGGTCGAATCGACGACCGAGAGGTCCGCGTCGCCCGTCTCGACCTGCTCCCAAGCGCGATTCGCCCGCGTCCGTAGTTCGACCGTCCTCGTCGCGGCAGTCTCGTCCGACCGGACGAACTCGAGGGCTTCGGAGATGATAGATTCCATGCGCTGGAGCGACCTGACGAGGGGTTCGGCGTGTTCGGACTCGACAAGTTCCGCCCGTCCGAGAGCGACGTTCAAGGGGTTGCGGAGGTCGTGACTGAGGAGACCGGCGACGGTTTCGAGTTGGGCGTTCTGGTTCCGGAGTCCGATTTCGGACTGTTTGCGGTCCGTGATGTCCACGTGCATGACCAGCACGTACCGTTCGCCCGACTGCTCGAACTCGATACCGCGCATCGTGAACCATCGGTCGCCCCTCGGCGTCGGACAGAAGTACTCGACCGAAACGCGCTCCCTGTCGCCATCGAGGAGCGCACGGAGTCGGTCGGCGATTCGAGACGCTTCGTCGTCCCCACTGGCCTCGCAAACCTCGAGATAGTTCGTGCCGACGTGGTCGTCCGCGACTGCACCGGTTTCGGTCGGGAACTCGCGCCACGCTCGGTTCGTGAACACGATGTCTCCCGTCCCGTCGAGTATCGCCACCTGACTCGGAAGCACGTCCAACCCCGACAGGAGCATCGAGTCGTTGACGGTCACGAACGGAGGATAGTATCGTCAGAGCTTATATTTCGGGGTCGTTATCAGAGCTGACACTCACGCGATTTCGCGGTAGACCTCTCGGAGGCGCTCGACCGCGTTCTCGACGCTCACGTCGTCGCGACGCGCGAGACACGTCTCGCGGAGTCGCTCTCGGTCGGCCAGCGTCCGGCGAATCGCGTCCCGGAAGTCGTCGATGTTCCCGCTCTCGTAGTGGTAGCCGGTCTCGCCGTCGTCGATGGTGTTGGCCAGCGCGCCCGCGTTCGCGCCGACGACGGGCGTCCCGCAGGCGTTGGCCTCCAGCGCAACCAGCCCCTGCGTCTCGACCGGACTCGGGAATGCGAAGGCGTCGAGCGCCGAGTAGAACGCCGCCATCTCCTCGCGGTCGAGGAACCCGAGGAACCGAGCGTTCGCCCCGAGGTCCTCCGCCTGCGCTTCCAAGTCCGCGCGGGCGGGACCGTCGCCGCCGAACACCACCGTCACGTCCATCTCCGAGGCGGCGGCGACGAGTTCCGAGAGGCGCTTCTCGTACCCGTGGCGGCCGGTGTAGCCGACCAGCGGTCGCTCGCCGTCGAGGTCGTACCGGGCCAGAAAGTCGTCGGTCTCGACAGGTTGGAACCGCTCGGTGTCGATGCCGTTGGGGACGACCTCGACGGTCGTATCCACGCCGACCTCCTCGGTGAGGTGGTCGCGAGTCGCCGCAGAGGGTGCCAGCACCGCGTCGGCCCGACCGAAGAACCAGCGCTCGTAGGCCTCCGACACGCGCCCGACCAGCGACGCGATGGAGTCGGTGGGCGAGACGTATTCGGCGTACTCGCTGGTCGGGGTGTGGTAGGACGCGACGAGGGGCACGTCGTTGTCGCGCGCGAGTCTGAGACCGCCCAGACCGATGCTGAAGGGCGTGTGTGCGTGGACGACCTCGGCGTCGCGGACCGCCTTCGGAATCCGCGGAGTACCGAGACGGAACCCGTCGTAGAACGGGAACGGGAGACTCCCGACGGGGTGTTCGCCGTCGGTCGGTCTGTGGCCGTCCGCGTTGGGGTAGACCACGTCCATCTGACCGCCCGCCCGCTCCCAGCGGTCGCGCCACGACGCGATAGTGTAGGTCACGCCGTTGACGGTCGGCAGATAGGTGTCGGTGAACGCGGCGACCTGTTCCATTACTGGCTCCTTTGGCAACCGATACTTAAGACCTTTTGAAGTTGTGCTGCGACGGAGACGTCCGAGTTCGGTCGCCGCTCAGGCCAGTTCCCGGTACAGAGCGACGAGGTCGTCGCCGACCGCGTCCAGTTCGAACTCTCGACTCTTGTCCGCGGCGCGCGCACCGAGTCGCTCGCGCAGGGCCGGGTCGCGCAGGCGGTCGAGTTTCGATGCGAAGTCGCCCACTGCGCCGCTCGACTTGAGGCAGTGAGTGTCGTCTTCGAGCCAGTCGTACGTCGGGATGTCGCGGATGACCAGCGGTTTCCCGCAGGACATGGCTTCGAGGAGCGCGATGCCCTCGTTCTCGTTCTTGGAGGGCCAGAAGAACACGTCTCCGGCCGCGAACGCGCCGCGGATGTCCTCCACGTAGCCCGTGAAATGACAGTTGTCGGGGGAGTTCTCGACCAGTCGCTTGGTGTCCCGACTCTTGAGCAGGCGGTCGAGTTCGCCGCCCGCGGGGTTGAGGTAACCGAACCAGACGAAGTCGAGGTCGGGCATCTCGCGGGCCGTCTCCACGAAGGCTTCGAGTCCCTTGCGCTTGATGACGTGGCCCACGTTGAACACCACCGGCGGGTCGAGGTCGTAGCGGTCGAGATACTCCCTTCGGAGGTCCTCGTCGTCGGACCCCGCCACCTTGTCCGGGTCGAACCCGTTGCTGATGACCGTCTTGGGCGCGTCGGCGTACTCCTCGACGACCGCCCGGTTGTGTTCCGACGGGCAGACGAGGTGGTCGGCCTGCGAGTAGGCGTACCGGAGGTAGGGCTTCATCGGCCGGGAGAGCGCGTTCGAGAACGCGAAACTCTCCCGGAAGTCCTCGGCGGTCTGGTGAGTGTGGACGAGGACCGGTACGTCGGCGCGTCGGGCGCGTTTGGCGTAGTACAGCGACTTCGGCCCCATGTTGTTGAGGTGGAGCAAGTCGGCGTCGAGGGTGGGTTCTGTGGTGTACTCGATGCCGCGTCGGTCCATAATTTTGCGCTGATTGTCCACCGACTGGACGTGGCCGCCCGTGATGTACTCCTCCCACTCGAAGTAGTGGCTCACCTTCATGGGTCGAGTCCGATTCCATACCCGAAACCGCCGATTCCGGGGTCGTTGCGCGCGCTCACTGTCGGACGGAAAACGCGGACGCGACAAAACCCTACCGGAACGCGGTCGGCGAACGCGAGGAGCGTCGTCGATTCCGCCCTCGAAAACCAAAAAGTATTTTACTCATTCGGAGAATGACCCCGATGGGGCAACACAGGCACTTTCTATCCTTGTCCTGTCTCGCCCCGGAAACCCCCACCCCCCCCCATTCCCATATTGCATGACGATAGCCGAAGAGCGCATTGAGCGTCTTGCATCGCTCGCCCGCGAGGCCGCCGCGGAGTGTCACGACCGGCGCGCACGCGAGTACGTGCGCCTCGCGCGACGACTCGCCGAGCGCAACCGCGTCTCGCTCCCCGAGCAGTTCAAGCGATTCAGTTGTAACGACTGCGATAGCTACCTCCGCCCCGGCAAGAACGCCCGCGTCAGATTACAGGAGGGCCACGTCGTCCTCACGTGCGACTGCGGGGCGCAGAAACGACACCCCTACGAATAGTTCGACTTCTCCGGTTCAGTCGGCGAACCGGCGAGCGAGGACCGCGCTCGTCGCCATCTCGACGACGCCGAACAGTACTGCCGGGAGCGACGCGCTCGCCGGGAACCCGGCCGCGGTCACCAGCGCGGCCGCGACCGCGAAGTCCCGCATCCCGACCGAGAGCGTCCCGGCGACCCGGGCCGGACCGTCGGCCG encodes:
- a CDS encoding winged helix-turn-helix domain-containing protein, with amino-acid sequence MDNAETATIADSGTGDELRDVLHKRSDILDAVADRPRTKPELIDIVDKSRSTIDRGVDDLESVDCIERRNGTYHPTTKGRLALAEYTDFTEITNRLETAGGILNHLSSENPVSRVFLEGVTIHSSNPHVPGAALEERNELLRSSTRMVGLTPTALCSFPDTLTEVVRDQSITIEIVVEEAVFESLSDVKSDRITALVAHDDVTFYTFEGTLPYALWVMEQEDDTYAGITVYENGGVQGVLINDTTEAVDWAERVYRKYRTRAK
- a CDS encoding DUF4870 domain-containing protein, which codes for MDSVTESSENRGGAKRTIFGTIVHLLGLFFGILGVGVVYLLSDAAFTKANARNALNWQIFVLLVGAVLGVIAFGLKPVSDLFVILAALGTLLLVLLNTVFCLVAAVKALRGQEWRYPFTPNII
- a CDS encoding DUF4870 domain-containing protein: MSPKPNSASPKSPSTQPGPSLLAERSLLGIFVHAIGLVSGFVGPCFVYWVSDHEFTRANARNALNWQLFLTPAFLVASAAVTVPMGVSNWFEIPDVIEFVLFVPVVVVVVALTLLSLMAFVLPVVATVKAIFGKAWEYPIAPDFVSRVGGLT
- a CDS encoding HD domain-containing protein, producing the protein MSETEDTEQSDDEGREYDPQADHAFPDERLNEVLEFVENDPEIQTYLDAQNVNPVVRKGYNDHGRKHISIVRNRALGLYDLLKRGDVEFNGASQQGLEEADESVIVALAATIHDIGHVVHRDEHAYWSIPLAADLLDRILPEFGFYDTREVVRVKGEVLHAILCHHTEEDPLTTEAGVVRVADALDMEKGRSRMPYEKGGRGIDTVSSQAIQRVTLMQGEAVPVLVEIEMLNAAGVYQVDNLLKAKLRDSGLEDDIRIIAVNIREDGNQLVERVEL
- a CDS encoding PAS domain-containing sensor histidine kinase produces the protein MTVNDSMLLSGLDVLPSQVAILDGTGDIVFTNRAWREFPTETGAVADDHVGTNYLEVCEASGDDEASRIADRLRALLDGDRERVSVEYFCPTPRGDRWFTMRGIEFEQSGERYVLVMHVDITDRKQSEIGLRNQNAQLETVAGLLSHDLRNPLNVALGRAELVESEHAEPLVRSLQRMESIISEALEFVRSDETAATRTVELRTRANRAWEQVETGDADLSVVDSTEFEADPQLLNHVLENCFRNAVEHGSASPRSHAHEDAVDHDESTVVVGTLDLDDGFFVADDGRGVPVEDRERVFEDGYTTASTGTGLGLAIVERIVDAHGWRVRIAESESGGARFEIRV
- a CDS encoding glycosyltransferase, with amino-acid sequence MEQVAAFTDTYLPTVNGVTYTIASWRDRWERAGGQMDVVYPNADGHRPTDGEHPVGSLPFPFYDGFRLGTPRIPKAVRDAEVVHAHTPFSIGLGGLRLARDNDVPLVASYHTPTSEYAEYVSPTDSIASLVGRVSEAYERWFFGRADAVLAPSAATRDHLTEEVGVDTTVEVVPNGIDTERFQPVETDDFLARYDLDGERPLVGYTGRHGYEKRLSELVAAASEMDVTVVFGGDGPARADLEAQAEDLGANARFLGFLDREEMAAFYSALDAFAFPSPVETQGLVALEANACGTPVVGANAGALANTIDDGETGYHYESGNIDDFRDAIRRTLADRERLRETCLARRDDVSVENAVERLREVYREIA
- a CDS encoding glycosyltransferase family 4 protein is translated as MKVSHYFEWEEYITGGHVQSVDNQRKIMDRRGIEYTTEPTLDADLLHLNNMGPKSLYYAKRARRADVPVLVHTHQTAEDFRESFAFSNALSRPMKPYLRYAYSQADHLVCPSEHNRAVVEEYADAPKTVISNGFDPDKVAGSDDEDLRREYLDRYDLDPPVVFNVGHVIKRKGLEAFVETAREMPDLDFVWFGYLNPAGGELDRLLKSRDTKRLVENSPDNCHFTGYVEDIRGAFAAGDVFFWPSKNENEGIALLEAMSCGKPLVIRDIPTYDWLEDDTHCLKSSGAVGDFASKLDRLRDPALRERLGARAADKSREFELDAVGDDLVALYRELA
- a CDS encoding ribonuclease P protein component 4, with protein sequence MTIAEERIERLASLAREAAAECHDRRAREYVRLARRLAERNRVSLPEQFKRFSCNDCDSYLRPGKNARVRLQEGHVVLTCDCGAQKRHPYE